A stretch of Thermovirga sp. DNA encodes these proteins:
- a CDS encoding DUF86 domain-containing protein, translated as MPAKDIVIAKVATIQKCLERIRDVTALDPASLDDIDKQDIYVLNLQRAIQASIDLASHIVASEGLGLPETVRENFTLLRDKGLIDPLTASRMEKMTGFRNIAIHNYQALNLEILKSILTKNLKDLEDFYTAVLTSLHFA; from the coding sequence ATGCCTGCCAAGGACATAGTAATTGCGAAAGTGGCTACCATTCAGAAATGCCTAGAAAGGATCCGGGATGTCACCGCCCTCGACCCTGCCAGCCTGGATGACATCGACAAGCAGGATATCTATGTCCTCAACCTCCAGCGTGCCATCCAGGCCTCTATCGATCTGGCCTCGCACATCGTGGCCTCCGAAGGGCTTGGGCTTCCCGAGACGGTAAGGGAAAATTTCACCCTGTTAAGGGACAAAGGCCTGATAGACCCACTCACAGCCTCAAGGATGGAGAAGATGACGGGTTTCCGCAACATAGCCATTCACAACTACCAGGCTCTCAACCTGGAGATCCTTAAATCCATCCTCACCAAAAACCTCAAGGACCTGGAAGACTTCTACACAGCCGTCCTCACCAGCTTACACTTCGCCTGA
- a CDS encoding GNAT family N-acetyltransferase, with product MGKKIPRYPHVPAVLLGRLVLDKCYRGKGVGEDLLLDAMNRLNDNDISWWAMAVDAKDGSREFYLHYGFQQFKDSPDRLFFPCKLPGLRY from the coding sequence ATGGGGAAAAAGATCCCGCGGTATCCTCATGTACCAGCGGTACTCCTGGGAAGACTGGTGTTAGACAAGTGTTACCGGGGGAAAGGTGTTGGAGAAGACCTTCTTCTTGACGCCATGAACCGGCTGAACGACAACGATATCTCCTGGTGGGCAATGGCGGTTGATGCAAAGGATGGGTCCAGGGAGTTTTATCTCCATTATGGTTTTCAACAATTCAAGGATTCGCCCGACCGGCTTTTCTTCCCATGTAAACTACCAGGGCTGCGATATTAA